The genomic stretch TCGATCGTCGCGCCTGCAGCAGCGACTACATACGCCACCAGCCGCGCACCGGACGGTCCCTCGGCAGCGATCACCGCCGCGTTGGCCACGCCTGCCTGTGCCAGGATGCGCGCCTCGATCTCGCCCGGCTCGATGCGGAAGCCGCGAATCTTCAGTTGCTGGTCGATGCGGCCCAGGTATTCGAGCTGACCGTCGGGCAGCCAGCGCGCCAGATCGCCGGTACGGTAGAGCCGCGCGCCATCGCCAGCGAACGGATCGGGCACGAAGCGCTCCGCGGTCATGCCGCCCTTGTTCAGGTAGCCTCGCGCCAGCCCTTCGCCACCGATGTAAAGCTCGCCGGCCACGCCCGGCGGCACCAGGTTCAGCTCGGCATCGAGCAGATAGCAGCGGCGCGCGCCGACCGGGCGGCCGATCGGCGCATAGGTGCCAGCGAACTCGGCTGCGGGCGCATCGGCGCGCACCTTCCAGACCATCGGCGTGACCACGGTTTCAGTCGGGCCATAGCCGTTGATGAAGGTCCGCGGCGCCAGCGCGCGGCGCGCCTGCGCAAACGCGGCGCGCGGCATGGCCTCGCCGCCGAAGGAGTAGAGCGCCACCGGCGGGCACTCGCCGCTCTGTTCGCAATGTTCGGCCAGCTGGCGCAGGTAGGCGGGCGGGAAGCCGGCGTTGGTGACGCCGTGGCGGGTCATGGCGGCAGCGGTCTGCTCCGGCGTCCACAACGCATCGTCGCGCAGCAGCAGCGAGCCGCCGCAGGCCAGCGCGCACAGCCAGCGTTCGTGGGCGCCGTCGAAGGCGAACGACAGGAAATGCAGCTCGCGCGAATGCGGGCCCATCTCGTAGGCGTCGATGGTCGCGGCCACGTGCATCGCGAGCGGGCCGTGCGCGACGCAGACACCCTTGGGCCGACCGGTGGAGCCGGAGGTGTAGATCACGTAGGCAAGCTGGCCGGGGTGGATCGGCTGCTCCGCCAGCGGCGAGATGGCGTCGTCCACCGTATCCATCGTCAGCACCGGCAACGCCGCCGGCGCGGGCAGCGCATCGAGCAGCGCGGGCTCGGTGACGAGCAGCCGGATCGCGCTGTCCTCGAACAAATAAGCCAGCCGATCCTTGGGATAAGCGGGATCGAACGGCACGTAGGCGGCACCGCTGCGCATCACCGCCAGCAGCGCGACGATCAGGTCGGGCGAGCGCGACAGGGCGATGCCGACGCGGTCCTCGGCGCCGATGCCGCGCGCGTGCAGCACGGCGGCAAGGCGGTCGGCGCGGGCCAGCAGTTCGCCATAGCGCAGCACCTGGTCGCCGCAGATCACGGCGACGGCGTCGGGGCGGGCCGCGGCGTGGCGGGCGATGTGCGCGTGCACCGGCAGGGTCTCGCCGGCAGGCGCGTCGCCCTGGCCCAGCGCCAGCAGCGCCGCCTGCTCGTCCTGCGTCAGCAGGCTGAGCGCGCCGACGGTCTGCCCGGGCACGGTGCCGATGGCTTCCAGCAGGCCCGTCATCTGCGCGCAGATGCGCGCCACCTGCGCGGCGTCGAACGCGCGCCGCATGTAGGTAAAGCCCAGCCGCAGCGTCTGGCGCAGGCTGACCTCGACGTCCATCTCGTATTCGGTCAGGCCCGTGCTGCCCTGCGTGGCGAAGCGCAGGCCGCTGCGGCTGGCGGATGCCAGCGCGTCTTCGAGCGGGAAGTTCTCGAACACCAGGATGCTGTCGAACAGCCGCTGCCCGGCTTGGCCGCCCCAGCGCTGGATATCGGACAGCGGCGTGTGCCCGTGCTCGCGCGCGGCCAGGTTGAAGCCTTGCAGTTCGCGCAGCCAGTCTTCCACCGGCTGCTCGGGGCGTGGCGCGGCCAGCACCGGCAGCGTGTTGATAAACAGCCCCAGCATTTGCTCGCTGCCCGGCACCTCCGCGGGCCGTCCGGCCACGGTGGCGCCGAAGGCCACGCGGCGCTGGCCGGTGTAGCGCTGCAACAGCAGCAGCCACGCGGCCTGCACCACGGTGTTGAGGGTCACCTTGTGCGCGCGGGCGTAGGCCGACAACCGTTCGGTCAGCGCCGCGCCGCAGTCGTGCTGCAGCAGTGCGTAGCCTTCGCCGCCGGCCGGCGTGGGCAGCGCCTGCGCCAGCCGCGTGGGCGTGTCGAAGCCATCGAGCTGGCCGGCCCAGAACGCCTGCGCGCCGCCGGCGTCGCGCTGCTGCAGCCAGCGGATGTAGTCGGCAAAGCGGCCTTCAACCGGCGCGACGGGCTCGCCCGCGTAGCGCTTCAGCACCTCGCCCAGCAGCTGCGACGTGCTCCAGCCATCGAGCAGCAGGTGGTGCACGGTCCAGACCAGGTGATGCCGGTCCGGGCCAATGCGCACCAGCGTCAGCCGCATCAGCGGCGGGCATTCCAGGTCGAAACCGCGGGCCAGGTCCGCCGCGGCAAGCTGGTCCAGCGCAGCCGGCAGCGCCTCGGGCGGCTGCGCCGACCAGTCGTGTTCGGCCAGCGGCAGTTCTACCTCGTGCGCCACCCATTGCAGCGGCTGCTCGCCGCGCTGCAGGAAGCCCGTGCGCAGGGCATCGTGGCAGCCCAGCGCCGCGCGCCAGGCCTGCGCGAAGCGAGCGGCGTCCAGCCCCTCGACATCGACCCGCAGCTGGTTGATATAGGCACTGCCGGCATCCGCGCGCGCCACGCTGTGGTACAGCATGCCCGCCTGCATCGGCGACAGCGGATACAGGTCCTGCACCCGCGCCGCGTCGAGGCCGAGGCCGTCGAGCTGGCCTTGCGACAGCTGCACCAGCGCAAAGTCCTCGCTGCGCAGGCTGGTCCGGCGCGGCGTTGCCTCGGTATGCACGGCATCGGCCTTGCCATCGAGCGGCGACAAAGCCTCGGCCACCGCGGCCAGCGTCTGCCGCTCGAACAGCTGCCGCGGCGTCAGCAGCCAGTCCTGCGCGCGCAGCCGCGCGACGATCTGCAGGCTCAGGATCGAATCGCCGCCCAGCTCGAAGAAGTTGTCGTGGCGGCCCACGCGCGCCACCTTCAGCACCGCGGCCCAGATGTCCGCCAGCACCGCCTCCACGCCGGGCTGCGGCGCCTCGTAGGCGCTCGACCCGGCAAACTCCGGCGACGGCAGCGCGCGGCGGTCCAGCTTGCCGTTGGGCGTGACCGGCATGCGTTCCAGCACGACGATGGCGCCGGGCACCATGTAGTCGGGCAACGCCTGCGCCAGCCAGCCGCGCAGCACGTCGGTGTCGATAGTCGCGTCGGTTGCGGGCACGGCATAGGCGACCAGCCGCGCCGGTCCGTCGCCGGTCAGCGCGATGGCCACGGCCTCGCGCACGCTGCCGTGCGCGAGCAGGCGCGCCTCGATCTCGCCCAGCTCGATGCGCAGGCCGCGGATCTTGACCTGGTGGTCGAGCCGCCCCAGGTATTCGATCTGGCCGTCGGCGCGGCGCCGCGCCAGGTCGCCGGTGCGATAGAGCCGTTCTCCGTGCGCGCCGTGCGGATCGGCGACAAAGCGTTCGGCCGTCAGCGCCGCGCGGCCGAGATAGCCGCGCGCCAGGCCCGCGCCGCCGAGATACAGTTCGCCCGCGATGCCGTCCGGCACCGGATGCATGGCGCCGTCGAGCACATGTGCGCTGACGTTGGCGATCGGGCGCCCGATCGGCACCGCGTGTCCGCCGTCGTCGCGGCAGGTCCAGTGGGTGACGTCGATCGCCGCCTCGGTGGGGCCGTACAGGTTGTGCAGGCCCGCGTGCGGCAGCAGGGCCATGGTGCGCCGGGCCAGGTCCGCCGGCAGTGCTTCGCCGCTGCAGACGATGTGGCGCAGGCTGGCGCACGCGGCGGCCACGGCACCGTCGGCACCATCGGCACCGTCGGCCACAAACGCCTGCAGCATCGCCGGCACGAAATGCAGCGTGGTGACCCGATGCTGCGCGATCAACGCGGCGATCCGCCGCGGGTCGCGATGGTCGCCCGGCGCCGCCAGCGCCAGCCGCGCACCCGTCATCAGCGGCCAGAAAAACTCCCAGACCGAGACGTCGAAGCTGAACGGGGTCTTCTGCAGCACGGTGTCGCCGCCGTCCAGCCGGTACTGCGCCTGCATCCACCAGAGCCGGTTATGCAGCGCGCCGTGCCGGTTGCCGGCCCCCTTGGGCCGGCCGGTGGAGCCGGAGGTGTAGATCACGTAGGCCAGGTTTTCCGGCGACAGCGCCGGCGACGGGTTATGCTCGCCGCGCTGCTCATAGAGCGCCGGATCGGCCAGGTCGATGGCGGCCACGGCACGGGACAGGACCGGCATCGCATCGGGGCACTGCACCAGCACCAGCGCCACGCCGCTGTCGTCGACCATGTAGGCCAGGCGGTCGGCGGGATAGTCCGGATCGAACGGCACGTAGGCGCCGCCGGCCTTGAGGATGGCGAGCAGCGCGACAACCATTTCGACCGAGCGCTCGGCCAGCACGCCGACCGGCACGTCCGGGCCCACCCCTTGCGCGATCAGTCGATGCGCCAGCGCGTTGGCGCGGCGGTTCAGCGCCGCATAGGTCAGGCGCTGCTCGCCGAAGCACAGCGCAATCGCGTCGGGCTGTTCTGCCACACGCGCTTCGAACAGCCGGTGCACCGGTTCTGCGGCGGGATAGGGCTGCGGATCGGTACCCAGCGCCAGCGCGGCGCGCGCCTCGGGCGGCGCCATCAGCGCGATCTCGCCCAGCGGTCGCGCTGCATCGACGGCCAGCTGGCGCAGCACGGCAAACAGGCTTTGCCCCAGCTGGGCGGCGTGCGGCCCGGCCAGCTGTGCGCGGTCGAAGCGGCAGGTCAGGTGCAGCGTGTCGGTATGCGCGAACAGCAGCGTCAGCGGGTAATTGGTTTCGGCCCGGTTGCGCACGCCTGAGAACGACAGGCCCGCCGGCGTGCGGCGCAGCGCCGCATCGACCGGATAGTTCTCGAACACCACGATCGAATCGAACAGCGGCTGGCCGCTTTGGCCGGCCCAGCGCTGGATGTCGTAGAGCGGGGTGTGCTCGTGCTCGCGCAGCGCCAGGTTCAGCGCCTGCACCTCGCGCAGCCAGTCGCCTACCGCTTGTTGCGGGCGTGGCGACGCGATCACCGGCAGCGTATTGATAAAGAGCCCCAGCATTTGCTGCGCGGCCGGCAGCTCCGCCGGGCGGCCGGCCACAGTGGCGCCGAAGGCCACGCAGGGCTGACCGGTGCAGCGCTGCAGCAGCAACAGCCAGGCGGCCTGCACCAGCGTGTTCAGCGTGACCTTCTGCGCGCGGGCGAAGCCGGCCAGCGCCGCGGTCTCGGTCGCGTCGAGTTCGTGATGACGCTCACCCTGGCCTTGGCCGTGTTCTGGAGCCGGCAATGCGGCAAGCAGGCGCGTCGGCGCATCGAGCGGTGCCAACTGCGTCTTCCAGAAGGCTTCGCCGGCGGCGGCGTCGCGCGACTGCAGCCAGCCGATATAGTCGGCAAAGCGGCCGCCGCTGGCGGGCAGCGTTTCGCCTGCGTAGTGGCGCAGCACTTCGCCCAGCAGCTGCGCGGTGCTCCAGCCGTCGAGCAGCAGGTGGTGCACGGTCCAGACCAGGTGGTGGCGGCGCTCGCCGGTGCGCAGCAGCGCCACGCGCATCAGCGGCGGGCGCTCGAGGTCGAAGCCCTGTGCGCGCTGGCCGTCTGCGAAGGCGTCGATCTCGTCCTCGCCGCGCCCGCGCCAGTCCTCGACCAGCACGGGCAGCGCCGCCTGCCTGGCTACCCACTGCAGCGGCGGGTCGGCCCGGTGCAGGAAGCCGCTGCGCAGGGTGTCGTGGCGCGCCAGCACGGCCTGCCATGCCGCGCGGAAGCGCTCCGGCTCGATGCCGTCGACATCGACGCGCAACTGGTTGGTATAGGCGCCGACGTGCTCGCCAAACACGCTGTGGAACAGCATGCCCGCCTGCATCGGCGACAAGGGGTAGAGTTCCTGCACCCGCTGCGGCGCCAGGCCAAGCGCATCCAGCCCGGCCTGCGCAAGGCGGGCGAGCGGGAAGTCGGACGGCGTCAGGCCCGCTGCGCCGGCAGTGCAATGCGCGATAACTGCTTCAAGTTCCGCGCGAAACGCCGCCGCCAGCGCTTCGATCGTCGCGCTGCGATAGCGGCGACGGGCATAAGCTACGGACAGCCTGAGCTGACCGTCCTGCACCTGCCCGCTGATCGACAACGGATGCGACAGCGGCGTGGCGGGATCCTGGTTGGGGCCTGCGCTGTCGGCCGAGAGCCGCCACGGGCTGTCGTCGGCAAAGCTGGCGTCGAGCTGGCCCAGGTAGTTGAACACCACTTCAGGTTTGGGCACATCGACCAGCGCAGCTTGTTGCGCGGGCGAGCCGAAGCGGCGCAGCAGGCCAAAGCCGATGCCGTCGCCGGGTACCGCGCGCAATTGCTCCTTGACCGTCTTGATCGCATCATCGAGCGCGCCCGAGCCCTCGAGCGCGACCGGAAACAACGTGGTGAACCAGCCGACGGTGCGGCTCAGGTCGAGGGTATCGTCAACCCCGGCGACGCGGCCATGGCTTTCGAGGTCGATCAGCACCTGCGCGCGGCCGATCCATCCTGCCAATGCTCGTGCCAACGCGGTCAGCAGCAGGTCGTTGACGCGCGTGCGGTACGCCGCCGGGGCGCGCTGCAGCAGCGCCTGGGTCAGTTCGGCGGGCAGCGTCAGCGTGACGATGTCGCGGTCGGCGATGGTCAGGGCTCCGTTTGAATCGTCGCACGGCAGGCTGGCATCGACTTGTGCCAGCGTCTGCCAGTGCGCCATTTCGCCACCGCGCTCTTTGGCATTGGCGCGCAGCGCCTGCGACCAGCGCTGGTACGACGCGGTGCGAGCCGGCAGCACGGCCGGCTGGCCTTGCCGGCGTTGTGTGTACGCGTCGCGCAGATCCTCGACCAGCACGCGCCACGACACGCCATCGACCACCAGGTGATGGATTACCAGCAGCAACTGCCAGCGCTCGCCGCATTGCAGTGCGACGGCACGCAGCAGGGGCCCTTCGGCCAGATCGAGGCTGCGTTGGGCGGCTTCGCACTGCGCGAGTCGCTCCGCTTCCGACGCGGCATGGCGCACCCACAGCAAGTCCTGGCAGGCCTCAGCGTCGGCATACGCCTGCTGCCAGGCGCCGTCGCGCTGGACGAAGCGCAGGCGCAGCGCATCGTGATGCGCGACCACATCGGCAAGCGCCGCAGCCAGTGCCGGCAGCTCCGGCGCTTCACGGCAATCGAGCAGCACCGACTGGTTCCAGTGATGGCGCCGGGCCATCGGCATGTCGAAGAAATCGGCCTGGATCGGCAGCAGCGGCACCGCGCCAACCGGCACGGCATTGCCATCCACGACGTCCTGCGCCAGCGGCGCGGCGACGGCCGCCAGTTCGGCCAGCGTCTGGCGCTCGAATAGTTGCCGCGGCGTCAGCACCCAGCCCGCGGCGCGGGCGCGGGCGACGATCTGCAGGCTCAGGATCGAATCGCCGCCGAGTTCGAAGAAGTTGTCGGCACGGCCGACGCGCGGCAGGCCCAGCACCTCGGACCAGATCGCGGCGAGTGCGGTTTCGGCGTCGCCTTCGGGCGCGATGAAGTCCTGGGCACTGTCGAAGGCCGGCGCGGGCAGCGCGCGGCGGTCTAGCTTGCCGTTGGGCGTCAGCGGCAGCGTGTCGAGCACGACGAAGGCGGCCGGGACCATGTAGTCGGGCAGTTCCGCGGCCAGCGCGGTGCGCAGTGTTGCGCCATCGATCGTCGCGCCCGCCGC from Cupriavidus nantongensis encodes the following:
- a CDS encoding non-ribosomal peptide synthetase is translated as MIEANTAARLAARFATLAPAQRRAFLDKMAGQGIAFSQLPIPALPRPDAAAGYDAPLSYAQQRQWFLYRFAPDSAAYHISSRVELHGQLDAGALQAAFATLAQRHEALRTVFLADSDGKVRQHVQPAASIELPLTDLSADPGSADAQAAAIAEAPFDLARAPLLRVHLLRLGARHHRLVLAMHHIVSDGWSMQLLIDELAAAYRAQRLGQPMPGAAPAIGYTDYAVWQRNWLEAGEQARQLAWWRTTLEGAPGVLALPTDRPRPAVAAYRAQRCEIAIPATLADALRQRAQASGGTLFMALLAGFQALLYRYTGSRDLCVGVPVAGRNRLETERVVGLFVNTQVVRARLDGSQPLSALLGQAREAVLGAQAHQDLPFEQLVEALQPERSVSYHPLFQVVHNHRRGDRAARVSLPDLEIESAPVGERTTALELTLDTREDSDGQVHACFHYAAELFDAGTAERLARHYVRLLSRLADAPEQSLDAVDLLDESEHSSLLALGQGDAPAGETLPVHAHIARHAAACPDAVAVICGDRVLRYGELLARADRLAAVLRARGIGAEDRVGIALSRSPDLIVALLAVMRGGAAYVPFDPAYPKDRLAYLFDDSAIRLLVTEPALLDALPAPAALPVLTMDTVDDAISPLAEQPIHPGQLAYVIYTSGSTGRPKGVCVAHGPLAMHVAATIDAYEMGPHSRELHFLSFAFDGAHERWLCALACGGSLLLRDDALWTPEQTAAAMTRHGVTNAGFPPAYLRQLAEHCEQSGERPPVALYSFGGEAMPRAAFAQARRALAPRTFINGYGPTETVVTPMVWKVGADEAEFAGTYAPIGRPVGARRCYLLDAELNLVPPGVAGELYIGGEGLARGYLNKGGMTAERFVPDPFAGDGSRLYRTGDLARWLPDGQLEYLGRIDQQLKIRGFRIEPGEIEARILAQAGVANAAVIAAEGPSGARLVAYVVPAAGATIDGATLRTALAAELPDYMVPAAFVVLDTLPLTPNGKLDRRALPAPAFDSAQDFIAPEGDAETALAAIWSEVLGLPRVGRADNFFELGGDSILSLQIVARARAAGWVLTPRQLFERQTLAELAAVAAPLAQDVVDGNAVPVGAVPLLPIQADFFDMPMARRHHWNQSVLLDCREAPELPALAAALADVVAHHDALRLRFVQRDGAWQQAYADAEACQDLLWVRHAASEAERLAQCEAAQRSLDLAEGPLLRAVALQCGERWQLLLVIHHLVVDGVSWRVLVEDLRDAYTQRRQGQPAVLPARTASYQRWSQALRANAKERGGEMAHWQTLAQVDASLPCDDSNGALTIADRDIVTLTLPAELTQALLQRAPAAYRTRVNDLLLTALARALAGWIGRAQVLIDLESHGRVAGVDDTLDLSRTVGWFTTLFPVALEGSGALDDAIKTVKEQLRAVPGDGIGFGLLRRFGSPAQQAALVDVPKPEVVFNYLGQLDASFADDSPWRLSADSAGPNQDPATPLSHPLSISGQVQDGQLRLSVAYARRRYRSATIEALAAAFRAELEAVIAHCTAGAAGLTPSDFPLARLAQAGLDALGLAPQRVQELYPLSPMQAGMLFHSVFGEHVGAYTNQLRVDVDGIEPERFRAAWQAVLARHDTLRSGFLHRADPPLQWVARQAALPVLVEDWRGRGEDEIDAFADGQRAQGFDLERPPLMRVALLRTGERRHHLVWTVHHLLLDGWSTAQLLGEVLRHYAGETLPASGGRFADYIGWLQSRDAAAGEAFWKTQLAPLDAPTRLLAALPAPEHGQGQGERHHELDATETAALAGFARAQKVTLNTLVQAAWLLLLQRCTGQPCVAFGATVAGRPAELPAAQQMLGLFINTLPVIASPRPQQAVGDWLREVQALNLALREHEHTPLYDIQRWAGQSGQPLFDSIVVFENYPVDAALRRTPAGLSFSGVRNRAETNYPLTLLFAHTDTLHLTCRFDRAQLAGPHAAQLGQSLFAVLRQLAVDAARPLGEIALMAPPEARAALALGTDPQPYPAAEPVHRLFEARVAEQPDAIALCFGEQRLTYAALNRRANALAHRLIAQGVGPDVPVGVLAERSVEMVVALLAILKAGGAYVPFDPDYPADRLAYMVDDSGVALVLVQCPDAMPVLSRAVAAIDLADPALYEQRGEHNPSPALSPENLAYVIYTSGSTGRPKGAGNRHGALHNRLWWMQAQYRLDGGDTVLQKTPFSFDVSVWEFFWPLMTGARLALAAPGDHRDPRRIAALIAQHRVTTLHFVPAMLQAFVADGADGADGAVAAACASLRHIVCSGEALPADLARRTMALLPHAGLHNLYGPTEAAIDVTHWTCRDDGGHAVPIGRPIANVSAHVLDGAMHPVPDGIAGELYLGGAGLARGYLGRAALTAERFVADPHGAHGERLYRTGDLARRRADGQIEYLGRLDHQVKIRGLRIELGEIEARLLAHGSVREAVAIALTGDGPARLVAYAVPATDATIDTDVLRGWLAQALPDYMVPGAIVVLERMPVTPNGKLDRRALPSPEFAGSSAYEAPQPGVEAVLADIWAAVLKVARVGRHDNFFELGGDSILSLQIVARLRAQDWLLTPRQLFERQTLAAVAEALSPLDGKADAVHTEATPRRTSLRSEDFALVQLSQGQLDGLGLDAARVQDLYPLSPMQAGMLYHSVARADAGSAYINQLRVDVEGLDAARFAQAWRAALGCHDALRTGFLQRGEQPLQWVAHEVELPLAEHDWSAQPPEALPAALDQLAAADLARGFDLECPPLMRLTLVRIGPDRHHLVWTVHHLLLDGWSTSQLLGEVLKRYAGEPVAPVEGRFADYIRWLQQRDAGGAQAFWAGQLDGFDTPTRLAQALPTPAGGEGYALLQHDCGAALTERLSAYARAHKVTLNTVVQAAWLLLLQRYTGQRRVAFGATVAGRPAEVPGSEQMLGLFINTLPVLAAPRPEQPVEDWLRELQGFNLAAREHGHTPLSDIQRWGGQAGQRLFDSILVFENFPLEDALASASRSGLRFATQGSTGLTEYEMDVEVSLRQTLRLGFTYMRRAFDAAQVARICAQMTGLLEAIGTVPGQTVGALSLLTQDEQAALLALGQGDAPAGETLPVHAHIARHAAARPDAVAVICGDQVLRYGELLARADRLAAVLHARGIGAEDRVGIALSRSPDLIVALLAVMRSGAAYVPFDPAYPKDRLAYLFEDSAIRLLVTEPALLDALPAPAALPVLTMDTVDDAISPLAEQPIHPGQLAYVIYTSGSTGRPKGVCVAHGPLAMHVAATIDAYEMGPHSRELHFLSFAFDGAHERWLCALACGGSLLLRDDALWTPEQTAAAMTRHGVTNAGFPPAYLRQLAEHCEQSGECPPVALYSFGGEAMPRAAFAQARRALAPRTFINGYGPTETVVTPMVWKVRADAPAAEFAGTYAPIGRPVGARRCYLLDAELNLVPPGVAGELYIGGEGLARGYLNKGGMTAERFVPDPFAGDGARLYRTGDLARWLPDGQLEYLGRIDQQLKIRGFRIEPGEIEARILAQAGVANAAVIAAEGPSGARLVAYVVAAAGATIDGATLRTALAAELPDYMVPAAFVVLDMLPLTPNGKLDRRALPVPGAESADQYVPPRTEAQRWLAQVWQDVLGVPRVGLDDNFFALGGDSLLSLKVISRVRANRALGLDLKLRDLMRTPTIGQLLPDGEPAAAVAQATPAAALRVLAPGPAHATLPPVACVHAALGTLFDYDAIVAQLGAQRTVYGFQARALADPAWRDASLASIAADYVREWRAAQPHGPYLLLGWSLGAALATLMARELEAQGQTVQWLGLVDPFVPELRPHASATPGWPAALAAFAGRLLPGTEPLALPRDAAPEPDADAVRAVLAPRIAASTAPQAALGADELAHMFLAAHRLGALAAAQRALPVVRAPRAVWWRAGRDSAAARLAGWLGAPREETVLDGVDHHAIVRDPRLLAQLGRSVGPRPESQPDTEARHPATGTATLPT